The stretch of DNA tgatggggtaaaaagcaaatgaaagaggaaataccaatgcagattttgatgtagcggaattttgaatttccactctggggctgagaaaagtggaaaaatgtgacttttgttcacaagtttttgacatttttgcacttttctcagcccctgaatggaaattcaaaattccgctacatcaaaatctgcattggtatttcctctttcgtttgctttttaccctatcaaaatccatccagtagatcctgagaaaaacctacctttgtgttttagcgcagttctgcggaaaagtcggaaaatcacaagatggcgtcgcacttaaaattgcgaaaagtgattttcttacacttcaataattcggcttcaaatgtaaccaacatcggaaaaccatgtttaagaaaaacccccaaaaatgacaatattaataatgtgtaaattttaacagttttcacaagagaccccccttaaggcTACCTACTGctacatattaaattttatgattatttggttatttttaattttttaaactctgTCTCTTCCAAAAAATTTACACTGATACGTAAAACAAGACAGTTTAACATCTCCTTTGTACctaatttactttttacacaaaaaactCGCCAGAAAAACTCCCCCTGCTTCGATAGATAAATGACAAATTCCCCAGGAATGCTTCAAAATTGGCATTTTTCAGTTACTCAGTCAGTGTATACCCGTGAAGATACTTATCGTGTTTTTGTCAGATAACTCAAATTCTCGGTGATTTCCCGCAATAACTGACCTTCCACATTTTAAGGTGGCTTTCACCTTACCTGCGCGTGttggttaaatttttttggctttcTTTCCCCTCTAAAACCATCCACCACATACACTAAAATCCCTTAGCAATTCCCACTCAATCCGAATACCTTCTCTCGCACAAGGAATTTGCGGTATGTGGTTGGCATGTGGCGGGGGAAGACCCTTCAATTTTGCCCATTGATTTTATGTTACAATCAATTTGTGCGAAAATTTTCAGTCAGCTTTTTCGGGTGTCTTGCACTTAAAAGGAGtataatttgattgatttgcTCACGAAGAACGATTggaatgtttcaattttcatccTCTTACATAGAGTTTTAGGTTCTGTGTGTGAGCGCATAGCACGGAAAATGGGATTTTGTTCTACTTTATATAGTATATTGAATTTGATGATGGAAAAAGATGGCTAATATGTAAGAGATTAAGTCGCAACAAAATATcccaattttgaaattttataggaaattgaatggaaagaaaattggatgaaatgattcattttgaaacattttttttctctggaaatcaaataaaattggcTAAATTTGGCGTAAAAGTCTCGTTAATTTTGAAGGAGTTTGTCTTGGCTCATATCCAAACTATGTATTGATAAAATAgatataaaatgtcttttatgcCGATTATTGgggttttaaaattataatttaaattcattgggAAGAATTTTTGGCAGCAAAAGTTGAATAAAGTcaattttcctgcaattttatagcaataacttttggaattttgtgaaataaaaagtttatagGGGGTCGGCAAATTTAAAAGCTACTGCGAATCTACCTTTTAAATCAACATTGCATCAAGGCTCCATCAGTTTTGATGAATTCTGGGAGGAGCCTACGTTCATTAGCCAATTAAATCGtagaataagtttttttttaaaggacaaataaataagaagaagaatagaAGTTCTCCCTGATTGgttgattaatttaatgacaGTTTTCATTGGTTTATTTCttgattgaataatttttatctggCTAAACTACAGTGCAAAGTTAAttagaataaactttttactAAATCGCTAAAAGCAAACttcgtaaaattaaaaaaaaattgtttggagtaatttttaattaaaaaattatgacaAAACAAATTTGTAGCAAAAATTCGTAATTAGTGGTTTGAAAATGTCGTGAAAAGTTTGATGTATAAAACCATAACTAAAACCATATTAAGTTGATGACAAGCTCAAATTGTTTCAGCAACTTTAACAACTTTATTGGCAGTTTGATGGAAATTTTACAGCCTTTACTGCAACAACTCCGTGAgctttatcaaaaaatgatttttttcttacacaatacattgattcaatattttattaataaataatattgttgATATTTCCAATAATCTTAATAACTCTCTAAATGGTGCATGCATTGCGGGTTTTGATAAGGAAATTTACGCAATGATtcttgttaataaaataaaaatactttttacgTCTTTCCACACAATATAAATCCAACAATTCGAATTGATTTACGTGCTACCTTCTCGGGAAGAGGCAGAGTGgagaattttgtgataaaacttAACCCgataattaggaaaattttaaccCGAAGCGACAGAGATTGATTAGAGGCGCCCCCAAAATGAGTCTCAATTGGAGcaaattggagaaaattggcgGAAAGTTTTGTGAATCACGGCAAAGTGGAGGTGGAGGGCATATACTGTTGGTGAAGAAGTCCCCACAGAGAtgagattttatttgtataaTAACTCCGTGTAATTCATAATTGAGAGGTTTCTTGTAGACTCTTTCCCATGCATTTAATCACCACCACATGAATGCTTTATTAGaagttttctcttaaaaatttataataaagtttatttgtGACAGACTTTATCTCATATAATAATTATATGTAGctcatgataaaaaaaaatgaataacttGCATAATTTATGAGACTTTCCTGTACAAGAAGAGAGCAAGTTCGTGTGATTGCCTAAAAAGGCATTTTTGGAATATGTTTCTCACGCAGCGATGAAGAaggtctttttttctcactcattcATCCATCGTCGTCCAGCATAAATGTTTATTAGTGAATAATTTTGCACTAATTGTGTatgaaacaattttaattatgagGTATTAGCACGACCGagtcaattaattcaaattattctacACATAGttgcaaattaaatgcatcggacatttgcatttttatgcaatattcgtcgatgttgtatgaaaaaaaaaatgtgtacgTAGTTTGTTGTGCGCGGGGATGttgtaaagaagaaaaaaagtgataaaTTCCTCTTATTAACTTTCTTATTGTTGGTTCATCTTTCTCCctctttctctcatttttgcCACACTTTACTGTACCCAATGGGAAGGTACGTGCAACGGGGAAGATGTATGCTTgcaaaaaattggaaaagaagcGAATAAAGAAGCGCAAAGGTGAAAGTATGGTGTTGATCGAGAAgcaaattttgcagaaaatcaaTTCGCGCTTTGTCGTCAATCTGGCGTATGCTTACGAGACGAAGGATGCCCTGTGTCTCGTGCTAACCATTATGAACGGTGGGTGgatataattttgaagaagaCAATTTCAAGGGTAATTGCTTCACAATTTGATGCTAATGCgctatattttccaacccctTTCACCCACACTCCTGCTGCCTCTCCTCTCCTTTCTCTCTTTATACGCGACATTCGCCCTTTTAGGTGGTGATTTGAAGTTCCACATCTACAATATGGGCGGTGAACCGGGCTTTGAATTACCCCGTGCGCGTTTCTATGGGGCCGAAGTTGTGTGTGGGCTTGAGCACCTACATCAACAGGGTATTGTCTATCGGGATTGCAAGCCGGAGAATATACTACTTGACGATCATGGGCATGTGAGAATCTCAGATTTGGGTTTGGCTGTGGAAATCCCAGAGGGGGAAATGGTGAGAGGGCGCGTCGGGACTGTGGGCTACATGGCGCCCGAGGTGATAGACAACGACAAGTATGCTTTCTCGCCGGATTGGTTTAGTTTTGGGTGCCTGCTGTATGAGATGATCGAGGGGCAGGCACCGTTTAGGGCGCGAAAGGAGAAAGTAAAGCGCGAGGAGGTGGATAGGAGAGTTAAAGTGAGTATACATGTCATAcaatttcagagttttttgtCATCTAGATAaagattcagattttttttatgattaaaaattcattttatggcttaaagatttatttaagaaaaaaaaatggaaaatttaggGGTCGATTATGTTCATTTTACTTGCAATTCGTCGTTTGGAAGATCTTTggtattctgtgaaaaatcttacaagattTGGCAGGTTGTTTCTTTAATCGgacttttaaaggaaaatcaattgaacagcaaggatatttaaatattttcttgactGATTTCTAtagaataagaaattctttgcttttcttttatggaacgacaatagaaaatttaagaacatctatcaaaagcttaaaaaaaaacttttaagtgatagaataaaagatttttaacagaatcaacACAGTAAATgccttaaccctttaacgtccaacgtgaaacataaaaacattgaaacatgcgctcttttatcgcgatttttattctatgaatttttttagaggacttttctcactcagaacgtcttctttggccccttatgcgtgaatttgatgcatttctaacatggaaaaacaattacattcttaaataattgaaaaaataaaatgtttcacgtttgggtcagcgtatgacccaaaaaaccttaaagggttaaattgataaaaaaagtagtttttgatttttttcgtcAATCAATAagtttttattggtttttatttttctcaaaattagtATAAAAGCAAATTGGTTAGAAAtcgttaattttaaatatttaatattgatttaacCCCTTcgggtccattgggtcatacgctgacccaaaggcttgatttttaaaatgtttcgttttgtatagttattttttttttgaatattgaatccaaattagtacaagactatgtctttacaatccctgatcaatTTATGgccacaaaaggacatccccaagAACTCataggatcaggaaggacgaaaatctgaaaatttttgagttggggtttttgccaaaaatgtcttatttgagcacaaaggaacccccaaaaattatttttaagttcAATCAACTCGCTAGATTAGTCGCGAACCTGAAAAGGTTAAATAGCTTTGTGGCtataattttatagaaatattaaaagctttgtaaaaaagttgttaattttttttaacaaaatattcgaaaattcgattttttaaagaattattctgaataagaagaaatattcaacaagaaaatcaaaatattcaatgaaaaataatttttgcttgATTTTCCACGATTTAAAAGAAGAGCTCACAAtctttttctataattttgataaaattcaaaagaacaATCAACTctgattttaatcaaatttgtGGGTGTATCTCCCCGAAAATTCCACCCTCATCTCACATGATTGTTGTTTATGATCTTCAATATAATAGGAGGACGCTGAAAAATACTCGCATAAATTTAGTGATGATGCGAAATCCTTATGCCAACAATTACTTATGAAATCTGTGAAGGCACGTCTCGGCTGCCGCAATGGTCGATATGGTGCGCGAGAAGTGAAATTGCATCCCTTCTTCAACATAATCAACTGGAAGCGTCTGGAGGCGGGAATGGTTGATCCGCCTTTTGTGCCTGATGTAAGgaattatattatgtacaactTGCTATATTATGTCTACACacatacattttatattttattttattacttgtCTCACACATACAATTTACAACACAAAACATGTAAAATGCTAAAGCATGTGCCTTTCTCTTGTCTCTCGTGCAGCCACATGCTGTTTATGCCAAAGATGTGCTTGACATTGAGCAATTTTCAACGGTTAAGGGTGTCAATATTGATGCATCCGATGAGAATTTCTATACAAAATTCAATACGGGATCTGTACCGATTTCCTGGCAGAGTGAAATGATCGAAACGGAGTGCTTTAGGGAGTTGAATGTCTTTGCACCAAATGAGAAGCCAACGCCAGATTTAATTCTCAATGCACCACCAACGATCGAGAAGTCCAGCTGTTTCCCATTTAGGAGAAAGGTAAGAAGatgattttgcatttattttatttattgggtgatgttttctttaaaattcaattaaaaaattgttaagatCATTGAAcgatttgaagaaaaataattttcttgagcAATTTCagctttaataaatattttttttaaaccacaGAAGTTCTTAAATGCTTTGTTCGTGGTATAGTAGATAGAAGCTTGACTTTACAAGCTAAAGATCTTGGGTTCGAATACAGCATTGGTCAAATCTTTTTctgaacaaatttttaatacattttgcttaaaaatcgtgaaaaactCTTCGATTGttaagaattattaaataaatcttcaaaataaaggaattaatttgtgatcaAGACATGAATTTTAGCTCTTTAACTTTTCGATCATGAGCTGTGAGGTAGAATGTTTAATTGAATGATCCTCATTAGGATTATAATAgactaataaattatttattccatttttattttatatgatttCGCGCAagtaaagtttatttatttttgaattaaatgcaCAATGCACTTTATTACTCCGTCGAAGTTGACTCGACATCTGACGCtctaattgatttatttgctcGTAGatctttttattgcaaaattcagCTTGTTTTATGTATGCGTAACATATAGGTATAATATTTGAGATTCGGATTAAATCactttgctcatttttttttcatcgctTTCCATCTCTTGACCTTCCCCAATGAATTCCGTGCATTGCAAGAAGTTACCTACATTATATTGTGTGTATTATTATGTAATGAATGACTGTTGTGACGCACAATATGTTGCAGCGCGTTTATTGTAGAGAGGGTCCCCAAGAGGGTTCGAGGGGGGGGGgaggagatgaagaaaaaaaagtcaccgACAATTcatataatttaagaaaactaattaGTGGTCACTTTTGAAATCAAACTCATGTGAAATAGCGCCTTATCttttattcatgaaaatatttctgagcATTTTCATGCTCAGTCACTCACATTTGCTCTTTCCTCGCATAGTCAGAGGTTTGCCTTTGCGCTTTTCTTGGCTGATCTCGAGAGGGAGAGATGTGTGTGgagtttttttcatcatcatcttacatcgaaactaaaaaaaaaaaaaacgaacggAGTCCATTTGAGcagaaaatctttattatatctggttttagctgtgtttctttcagacacagcttttgtgtaccgagcaaaatcgaaagtcgtcagatcgggctcaaacttgggatgagcacgaattagggtcccaacattccaaaaaacgtatgcgccaaaaaatttttttttccggccggccgtccggccgtccgtccgtccggccgtccggaatcaatcgctaaattgcgagagaacggtgatagatagagacttgcggtaaacggcaaagtttaaatatcgactggaagacatccgattatgatgtcaaattttaccccccacccctccgtccgccattttgaataacctcaaaattttgttttgtctatatctcagtccctgtaatagctaaaaatctgaaatttttatatgttgtagaggccatcaatacctttccaacgatacctcatttttgaaaatcggtcaagccgtttagtcaatatggccgccacaattttttatcgaaaatcgaccttaactcgaaaacggctagaccgatttcgatcaacccgggctcaaatgaaaccttttataagattttaaaacCGGACCAGTGATAAGGAAACGATCTGTGATATCAAACTGTGATATTACTTTAATAAGGGGGAAGGGATGGAACAAAACGGCTTGGGAGGCCTCAGACAAAGCGGGCCGTCAAATGGCGAGCCAAGTTAGGTGGACAGGATCTGGCAAATCAGTGCGTGCGGAAAACAATCACACACGCTTGCACAGAAATAAAACCTTAGCCGATCCTAAACGATAACGGCAACCGGGCCACAAGAAACCGGCAATTCCAGCCCAGTGCCATTGCCTGGGTTGCAGAAAtctcaacaagccctacaactttctagaacatccgaagtttcaaaaatgaccgctagggggccaaaaatcaaaaacaaaattttcgatgagttttcgatgaatatctcgaaaacgccattatcgatttacttcattttttgatatgttatagctgactatattatctagcttcatgccaaaaatgaagaaaatctatgtctccgttctcgagatatagccttccaaagttggcatgtcatatctcgggttctacaagtccgattttgatcaactcaagtgcaaatgaaaggtttcatgaagccctacaaatgtctaaaacattgcaagttcgagaaatgaccgcgagaggtgttaaagtcaaaataaaaattttcgaaaatttcgaactcgaatatttcgaaaatgctattatcgatttacttcatattttaatatgttatagttgacgttaagacctttccaacgatagctcaaactcgaaaatttatggatccgttctcgagatatggccttccaaacatttcttagggtatgacttttcaacttttcccgactttgagcgtatttaaactaattcgcgttctagtttgctctcacaaaattggtacactgaaagaaacacagctctcgtaagcttggtcagcttacccgtacattttttttgcaacacacGCGGggagcaataaaaattgtaattttagtGCAATTTTGGTATATTTGTGTGcgtttgtaatttaattacttcGCAATATTGATAAGACGTTTACGAATTTAGCGTAAAGACGTTTTACtacagagattttcttttagtttccTTTAAACTCTGTTTCTTtcctttaatcatttttttgttggttcttttaaacaataaaagaatattttatgaccTTAAAGAGGATTATATAGCAAGTCTCAAGAAGtttattttgattcttttttcctGTCTAATGTACGTCAGTCGATCCACGTAAgttgtttcatttttattttgtgcaaaaagtcaataaagtgaataaaaacaCATGATGAAGAAGCTTAATTGTTAATACTGATGAAgagctttagttttttttttgtttatta from Lutzomyia longipalpis isolate SR_M1_2022 chromosome 1, ASM2433408v1 encodes:
- the LOC129787290 gene encoding G protein-coupled receptor kinase 2 — its product is MELENIVANTVYLKAREGGSDSNKGKSKKWRKILQFPHISQCIQIKSKIDVSYNYVIDQQPIGRILFRSFCEHKRPLYFRYIAFLDYVVRYELEYDEHRTEIAKEIGKRFLGICFDDDTDGGTQQTGPPATEPTDTTPEIGECKSVADEEEQVQIAVEPSSECPGDVDEMPKIFVNGGELVLDVLNVDLINTVREKINCASKELFEPCVTAVKAFLAGEPFREFEKSMYFHRFLQWKWLEAQPVTYKTFRMYRVLGKGGFGEVCACQVRATGKMYACKKLEKKRIKKRKGESMVLIEKQILQKINSRFVVNLAYAYETKDALCLVLTIMNGGDLKFHIYNMGGEPGFELPRARFYGAEVVCGLEHLHQQGIVYRDCKPENILLDDHGHVRISDLGLAVEIPEGEMVRGRVGTVGYMAPEVIDNDKYAFSPDWFSFGCLLYEMIEGQAPFRARKEKVKREEVDRRVKEDAEKYSHKFSDDAKSLCQQLLMKSVKARLGCRNGRYGAREVKLHPFFNIINWKRLEAGMVDPPFVPDPHAVYAKDVLDIEQFSTVKGVNIDASDENFYTKFNTGSVPISWQSEMIETECFRELNVFAPNEKPTPDLILNAPPTIEKSSCFPFRRKKKQPPRTQPIPIPEHLLLPSQS